A single window of Bos javanicus breed banteng chromosome 19, ARS-OSU_banteng_1.0, whole genome shotgun sequence DNA harbors:
- the PSMC5 gene encoding 26S proteasome regulatory subunit 8, protein MALDGPEQMELEEGKAGSGLRQYYLSKIEELQLIVNDKSQNLRRLQAQRNELNAKVRLLREELQLLQEQGSYVGEVVRAMDKKKVLVKVHPEGKFVVDVDKNIDINDVTPNCRVALRNDSYTLHKILPNKVDPLVSLMMVEKVPDSTYEMIGGLDKQIKEIKEVIELPVKHPELFEALGIAQPKGVLLYGPPGTGKTLLARAVAHHTDCTFIRVSGSELVQKFIGEGARMVRELFVMAREHAPSIIFMDEIDSIGSSRLEGGSGGDSEVQRTMLELLNQLDGFEATKNIKVIMATNRIDILDSALLRPGRIDRKIEFPPPNEEARLDILKIHSRKMNLTRGINLRKIAELMPGASGAEVKGVCTEAGMYALRERRVHVTQEDFEMAVAKVMQKDSEKNMSIKKLWK, encoded by the exons CTGATTGTGAATGATAAGAGCCAAAATCTCCGGAGGCTACAGGCACAGAGGAATGAGCTTAATGCAAAAG TTCGCCTGCTGCGGGAGGAGCTACAGCTGCTGCAGGAACAGGGCTCCTACGTGGGGGAAGTAGTCCGGGCCATGGATAAGAAAAAAGTGCTAGTCAAG GTACATCCGGAGGGCAAGTTTGTCGTCGACGTGGACAAGAACATCGACATCAATGAT GTGACACCCAATTGCCGGGTGGCCCTCAGAAATGATAGCTACACTCTGCACAAGATCCTGCCTAACAAGGTGGACCCGCTGGTGTCCCTGATGATGGTGGAGAAGGTGCCAGACTCAACTTACGAGATGATTGGTGGACTGGACAAACAGatcaaggagatcaaagaagTGATTGAGCTGCCTGTGAAGCATCCTGAGCTGTTTGAAGCACTGGGCATCGCGCAGCCCAAG GGGGTACTGCTATACGGACCTCCGGGCACGGGGAAGACACTGCTGGCCCGGGCCGTGGCACATCATACAGACTGCACCTTCATTCGTGTGTCTGGCTCTGAATTGGTACAGAAATTCATCGGGGAAG GGGCGCGGATGGTGAGGGAGCTGTTTGTCATGGCCCGAGAACACGCTCCATCTATCATCTTCATGGATGAAATTGACTCCATTGGCTCCTCGAGGCTGGAGGGGGGCTCTGGAGGGGACAGTGAAGTCCAGCGCACTATGCTGGAGCTGCTCAACCAGCTGGATGGCTTTGAGGCCACCAAGAATATCAAG GTTATCATGGCAACCAATAGGATTGACATCCTAGACTCGGCGCTGCTCCGCCCAGGGCGCATAGACAGAAAAATTGAATTCCCACCCCCCAACGAGGAG GCCCGGCTGGACATTTTGAAGATCCATTCTCGGAAAATGAACCTGACCCGGGGGATCAACCTGAGAAAAATTGCTGAGCTCATGCCAGGAGCGTCAGGGGCTGAAGTGAAG GGCGTGTGCACCGAGGCTGGCATGTACGCGCTGCGGGAGCGCCGCGTCCACGTCACGCAGGAGGACTTTGAGATGGCAGTGGCTAAG gtcATGCAAAAGGACAGTGAGAAAAACATGTCCATCAAGAAACTATGGAAGTGA
- the SMARCD2 gene encoding SWI/SNF-related matrix-associated actin-dependent regulator of chromatin subfamily D member 2 yields the protein MSGRGAGGFPLPPLSPGGGAVAAALGAPPPPAGPGMLPGPALRGPGPAGGVGGPGAAAFRPMGPAGPAAQYQRPGMSPGSRMPMAGLQVGPPAGSPFGTAAPLRPGMPPTMMDPFRKRLLVPQAQPPMPAQRRGLKRRKMADKVLPQRIRELVPESQAYMDLLAFERKLDQTIARKRMEIQEAIKKPLTQKRKLRIYISNTFSPSKAEGDTAGTTGTPGGTPAGDKVASWELRVEGKLLDDPSKQKRKFSSFFKSLVIELDKELYGPDNHLVEWHRMPTTQETDGFQVKRPGDLNVKCTLLLMLDHQPPQYKLDPRLARLLGVHTQTRAAIMQALWLYIKHNQLQDGHEREYINCNRYFRQIFSCGRLRFSEIPMKLAGLLQHPDPIVINHVISVDPNDQKKTACYDIDVEVDDPLKAQMSNFLASTTNQQEIASLDVKIHETIESINQLKTQRDFMLSFSTDPQDFIQEWLRSQRRDLKIITDVIGNPEEERRAAFYHQPWAQEAVGRHIFAKVQQRRQELEQVLGIRLT from the exons ATGTCGGGCCGTGGCGCGGGCGGGTTCCCGCTGCCCCCGCTGAGCCCTGGCGGCGGCGCGGTTGCCGCGGCCCTGGGAGCGCCGCCTCCGCCGGCGGGACCCGGCATGCTGCCCGGACCGGCGCTTAGGGGGCCCGGGCCGGCTGGAGGCGTGGGGGGCCCCGGGGCCGCTGCCTTCCGCCCCATGGGCCCCGCGGGCCCGGCGGCGCAGTACCAG CGGCCTGGCATGTCCCCAGGGAGCCGGATGCCCATGGCTGGCTTGCAGGTGGGACCCCCTGCCGGCTCCCCCTTTGGCACAGCTGCTCCACTTCGACCTGGCATGCCACCCACCATGATGGACCCATTCCGAAAACGCCTGCTTGTGCCTCAGGCCCAGCCCCCGATGCCTGCCCAGCGCCGGGG GTTAAAGAGGAGGAAGATGGCAGATAAAGTTCTACCTCAGCGA ATTCGGGAGCTTGTTCCAGAGTCTCAGGCGTACATGGACCTCTTGGCTTTTGAACGGAAGCTGGACCAGACCATTGCTAGAAAGCGGATGGAGATCCAGGAGGCCATCAAAAAGCCTCTGACG CAAAAACGAAAGCTGCGGATCTATATTTCCAATACATTCAGTCCCAGCAAGGCAGAAGGTGACACTGCAGGAACCACAGGGACCCCCGGAGGAACCCCTGCAGGGGACAAGGTGGCTTCCTGGGAACTCCGAGTAGAGGGAAAACTGCTGGACGAT CCTAGTAAACAGAAGCGgaagttttcttccttctttaagaGCCTTGTCATCGAGCTGGACAAGGAACTGTACGGGCCTGACAACCACCTGGTGGAG TGGCACCGGATGCCCACCACCCAGGAGACAGACGGCTTCCAGGTGAAACGGCCCGGAGACCTGAACGTCAAGTGCACCCTCCTGCTCATGCTGGATCATCAG CCCCCGCAGTACAAGCTGGACCCCCGCCTGGCGAGGCTGCTAGGGGTGCACACGCAGACGAGGGCTGCCATCATGCAGGCCCTGTGGCTCTACATCAAACACAACCAGCTGCAGGACGGCCACGAGCGCGAGTACATCAACTGCAACCGCTACTTCCGCCAG ATCTTCAGCTGCGGCCGACTACGTTTCTCTGAGATTCCCATGAAGCTGGCGGGGTTGCTGCAGCATCCAGACCCCATTGtcatcaaccacgtcatcag CGTGGACCCTAACGACCAGAAGAAGACAGCCTGTTACGACATTGACGTGGAGGTGGATGACCCGCTCAAGGCCCAGATGAGCAATTTTCTGGCCTCTACCACCAATCAGCAGGAGATCGCCTCCCTTGATGTCAAG ATCCACGAGACTATTGAGTCCATCAACCAGCTGAAGACCCAGAGGGATTTCATGCTCAGTTTTAGCACTGACCCCCAGGACTTCATCCAGGAGTGGCTCCGTTCCCAGCGCCGGGACCTCAAG ATCATCACTGATGTGATTGGGAACCCGGAGGAGGAGAGACGAGCAGCTTTCTACCACCAGCCCTGGGCCCAGGAAGCAGTGGGGAGGCACATCTTTGCCAAG GTGCAGCAGCGAAGGCAGGAACTGGAACAGGTGCTGGGAATCCGCCTGACCTAA